In Kogia breviceps isolate mKogBre1 chromosome 9, mKogBre1 haplotype 1, whole genome shotgun sequence, a single window of DNA contains:
- the LOC131762544 gene encoding LOW QUALITY PROTEIN: small ribosomal subunit protein eS1-like (The sequence of the model RefSeq protein was modified relative to this genomic sequence to represent the inferred CDS: inserted 1 base in 1 codon): protein MAVGKNKRLMKGGKKEAKKKVVDPFSKKHWYDVKAPAMFNIRNIGKTLVMRTQGTKISSYGLKGRVFQVSLADLQNVEVAFRKFKLITEDVQGKNCLTNFHGMDLTRDKMCSMVKNXQTMIEAHIDVKTADGYLLRLFCVGFTKKHNNQIRKTSYAQHQQARQILKKLMEIMTREVQTKDLKEVVNKMIPDNIGKDIEKACQSIYPLHDVFVRKVKMLKKPKFELGKLMELHGEGSSSGKATGDETGAQVERADGYEPPVQESV, encoded by the exons ATGGCAGTAGGAAAGAACAAGCGCCTTATGAAAGGAGGTAAAAAGGAAGCCAAGAAGAAAGTGGTTGACCCATTTTCTAAGAAACATTGGTATGATGTGAAAGCACCAGCTATGTTCAATATAAGAAATATTGGGAAAACACTAGTCATGAGAACTCAAGGAACCAAAATCTCATCTTATGGCCTCAAGGGTCGTGTGTTTCAAGTGAGCCTTGCTGATCTGCAGAATGTTGAAGTTGCATTTAGAAAATTCAAGCTTATTACTGAGGATGTTCAGGGCAAAAACTGCCTGACTAATTTCCATGGCATGGATCTTACCCGTGACAAAATGTGCTCCATGGTCAAAA TGCAGACCATGATTGAAGCTCACATTGATGTCAAGACTGCCGATGGTTATTTGCTTCGTCTCTTCTGTGTGGGTTTTactaaaaaacacaacaatcaGATTCGGAAGACCTCTTATGCCCAGCACCAGCAGGCCCGCCAGATCCTCAAGAAGTTGATGGAAATCATGACCCGAGAGGTGCAGACAAAGGACTTGAAAGAGGTGGTCAATAAAATGATTCCAGACAACATTGGAAAAGACATAGAAAAGGCCTGCCAATCTATTTATCCACTCCATGATGTCTttgttagaaaagtaaaaatgctgAAGAAGCCCAAGTTTGAATTAGGAAAACTCATGGAGCTACATGGTGAAGGTAGTAGTTCTGGAAAAGCTACTGGGGACGAGACAGGTGCCCAAGTTGAACGAGCTGATGGATATGAGCCACCAGTCCAGGAATCTGTTTAA